The Humulus lupulus chromosome 4, drHumLupu1.1, whole genome shotgun sequence genome has a window encoding:
- the LOC133832324 gene encoding uncharacterized protein LOC133832324, whose protein sequence is MVNTRHTMFDPAQQQQQQDNEKPLQDQQLPQHQLRDIPYNRPLHDDSQNFEEGGEYNKEYYEEDGERYKDYEAENPIDPNENDVEPKPEDPKVVRLRQQVFDQEAKMEKQQETTRQMRESLWALQAFIVAQGFIADPAAVPPT, encoded by the coding sequence ATGGTGAATACTAGACACACTATGTTTGATCCCGCtcaacagcagcagcaacaagacAATGAGAAACCATTGCAAGACCAGCAACTTCCTCAACACCAACTAAGGGATATACCTTATAACAGGCCCCTACATGATGACTCCCAGAACTTCGAAGAAGGGGGTGAATACAACAAAGAGTATTACGAAGAAGACGGAGAGAGGTACAAAGACTATGAGGCTGAAAATCCCATCGACCCCAACGAGAATGATGTCGAACCAAAACCAGAGGACCCAAAAGTGGTTCGTTTAAGACAACAGGTCTTCGATCAAGAGGCAAagatggagaaacaacaagagacCACCCGCCAGATGCGAGAATCCCTCTGGGCTCTTCAAGCATTTATTGTTGCCCAGGGCTTTATAGCTGATCCCGCAGCAGTTCCACCCACATGA